A stretch of Brassica napus cultivar Da-Ae chromosome C6, Da-Ae, whole genome shotgun sequence DNA encodes these proteins:
- the LOC106453943 gene encoding auxin-responsive protein IAA18 — MEGYSRNGEISPKLLHLIPQGTRRNWFHDDQASVYNTEEKKLELKLGPPGEDEHEDGSSMLRHIKKEPKDKSTLSLAGKHFSPSSTTNKPTSQKRTAPGPVVGWPPVRSFRKNLANGSSSKLGNDSTSNAVVLKNQKCDDDNGRAMTMEPKRQGGLFVKINMYGVPIGRKVDLNSHNSYAQLSFTVDKLFRGLLAAQRESFGEEEKPITGLLDGNGEYTLTYEDSEGDKMLVGDVPWHMFVSSVKRLRVIKTSKISSALTYGNGKQEKMRS; from the exons ATGGAGGGCTATTCAAGAAACGGCGAAATATCTCCGAAGCTGCTCCATTTGATTCCACAAGGGACAAGAAGAAACTGGTTTCACGATGACCAAGCCTCTGTTTACAACACGGAAGAGAAGAAACTTGAGCTAAAGCTTGGACCACCTGGTGAAGATGAACACGAAGATGGTTCATCGATGTTAAGACACATCAAGAAAGAACCAAAAGACAAATCTACCCTTTCTCTCGCTGGCAAACACTTCTCTCCTTCTTCAACCACCAACAAACCCACATCTCAGAAAAG AACTGCTCCTGGTCCAGTGGTGGGCTGGCCTCCGGTCAGATCATTCAGGAAGAATTTAGCAAATGGAAGCTCTTCAAAGCTTGGAAACGATTCCACCTCCAATGCTGTTGTCCTCAAGAACCAGAAGTGTGATGATGATAATGGCAGAGCAATGACAATGGAACCCAAGAGGCAAGGAGGTTTGTTCGTGAAGATCAACATGTATGGTGTTCCCATTGGTCGTAAAGTCGATCTCAATTCTCATAATAGCTATGCGCAGTTATCATTCACCGTGGACAAGCTCTTTAGAGGTCTTCTTGCAG CTCAAAGAGAATCatttggagaagaagagaaacctATCACTGGATTATTGGATGGGAATGGAGAATATACTCTTACTTATGAGGACAGtgaaggagacaagatgcttgtGGGAGATGTCCCATGGCA TATGTTTGTATCTTCGGTAAAGAGGCTTCGTGTGATTAAAACCTCTAAGATCTCTTCAGCCTTAACAT ATGGAAATGGTAAGCAAGAGAAGATGAGGAGCTAA